One stretch of Streptomyces hygroscopicus DNA includes these proteins:
- a CDS encoding ArsR family transcriptional regulator, which translates to MQTQTTSTGPQPQATGRSLEHPRREAIRLEDVLHALSDPMRMRVVRTLAEESAELTCSVIDLPVSKSTSTHHFRVLRESGVIHQIYRGTAKMNALRREDLDALFPGLLDSVLAAAALQEGRGGGDRG; encoded by the coding sequence GTGCAGACGCAGACCACGTCGACCGGGCCCCAGCCACAAGCGACGGGGCGCTCGCTGGAGCACCCACGGCGCGAGGCGATCCGCCTCGAGGATGTGCTGCACGCGCTCTCCGACCCCATGCGGATGCGGGTGGTGCGGACGCTCGCCGAGGAGTCCGCCGAGCTGACCTGCTCGGTCATCGACCTGCCGGTCAGCAAGTCCACCAGCACCCACCACTTCCGGGTGCTGCGCGAATCCGGGGTGATCCACCAGATCTACCGGGGCACCGCCAAGATGAACGCGCTGCGCCGGGAGGACCTAGACGCGCTGTTCCCCGGTCTGCTCGACAGCGTCCTCGCCGCCGCGGCCCTCCAGGAGGGGCGCGGCGGCGGCGACCGGGGCTGA